The Verrucomicrobium spinosum DSM 4136 = JCM 18804 genome includes a region encoding these proteins:
- a CDS encoding Gfo/Idh/MocA family protein — protein sequence MSRKIRYGMVGGGRGAFIGGVHRIAANIDGQIELVCGAFSSDPQKSKDSGSDFFLPADRCYGSFEEMIQKEAALPEGERMDFISIVTPNHMHFPPAKAALEAGFHVLSDKPATLSLAEAKALADIVKKSGRLYGLTHNYTGYPMVKQAREMVHDGKLGKIRKVVVEYPQGWLATRIEASGQKQAEWRTDPKRSGAAGCIGDIGTHAENLAEYITGLQIKELAADITSFVEGRALDDDGNVLLRFDNGAKGVLHASQISVGEENNLNIRVYGEKGGLEWHQNEPNTLLVKWIDQPMQVYRTANGYLGKAALAAGRTPPAHPEGYLEAFANIYRNFAAHIRAELEGNTPDSLVLDYPKIEDGVRGMAFIEAVVNSSQNNAAWTSVNA from the coding sequence ATGAGCAGAAAAATTCGTTACGGCATGGTCGGTGGCGGTCGCGGCGCCTTCATCGGCGGCGTTCACCGCATCGCAGCCAACATCGACGGCCAGATTGAGCTGGTCTGCGGCGCTTTCTCCTCCGACCCCCAAAAGTCCAAAGATTCGGGCAGCGACTTCTTTCTCCCCGCTGATCGCTGCTACGGCAGCTTCGAGGAGATGATCCAGAAGGAGGCCGCCCTTCCAGAGGGCGAACGCATGGACTTCATCTCCATCGTGACGCCAAATCACATGCACTTCCCCCCGGCGAAGGCGGCGCTGGAAGCTGGCTTCCACGTGCTTTCCGACAAGCCCGCCACCCTCTCTCTGGCAGAGGCCAAGGCTCTGGCAGACATCGTCAAGAAGTCCGGCCGCCTCTACGGCCTGACCCACAACTACACGGGCTACCCCATGGTGAAGCAGGCCCGCGAGATGGTTCACGACGGGAAGCTTGGCAAGATTCGCAAGGTGGTGGTCGAGTACCCGCAGGGGTGGCTGGCCACGCGCATTGAAGCCTCTGGCCAAAAACAGGCCGAATGGCGCACCGATCCCAAGCGCTCCGGTGCGGCAGGCTGTATCGGGGACATTGGCACCCACGCCGAGAACCTCGCCGAGTACATCACCGGACTGCAGATCAAGGAACTCGCCGCAGACATCACCAGCTTCGTGGAGGGCCGCGCCCTCGATGACGATGGCAACGTGCTGCTCCGCTTCGACAACGGGGCCAAGGGCGTGCTGCACGCCTCCCAGATCAGCGTGGGCGAAGAGAACAACCTCAACATCCGCGTGTATGGTGAAAAAGGCGGCCTGGAATGGCACCAGAACGAGCCGAACACACTCCTGGTGAAGTGGATCGACCAGCCGATGCAGGTCTATCGCACCGCCAACGGCTACCTCGGCAAAGCCGCCCTGGCCGCTGGCCGCACACCGCCCGCCCACCCGGAAGGTTACCTTGAGGCCTTTGCCAACATTTACCGCAACTTCGCCGCCCATATCCGCGCGGAGCTGGAAGGCAACACGCCGGATTCCTTGGTGCTCGACTACCCGAAAATCGAAGACGGCGTGCGTGGCATGGCGTTCATCGAGGCGGTGGTCAACTCTTCCCAGAACAACGCAGCTTGGACCTCGGTTAACGCCTAG